A genomic stretch from Theobroma cacao cultivar B97-61/B2 chromosome 4, Criollo_cocoa_genome_V2, whole genome shotgun sequence includes:
- the LOC18602556 gene encoding uncharacterized protein LOC18602556 isoform X3, translated as MDTSNVCPTEDAIQAFLDYLVEPMLPSKYSLWETPTLDKQQAVAKQVRAVVLLYNYYHRKRHLHLEYLGFEPFCKLALVAKPNLKSYMNLMLRSDDTELSDLGKQISLTEKAIKDACDISTSLDASREVPSTKGWPVSKVAIFLIDLRKENCALQNGSIAEGVWSVIEKDVPVFCCSSDGSTEAKHMNKNPTEKKHMNKRKRTPNKPLQDELGADESCFQQVAFSAVKEATNNGISQSDLTIIESHIVYSLSKEKTATRFYIMQCVHAEKDCSLWIPIKDVINSLQGPLVKKNSSHWMHSSAVEYFHLLPFVRIISQWFLSSQDQESVLEVVNEYGPEMTEKPCEPEAVNNRNRNMISGGVVEALSNSTNAESENQNEKNELCTDGILDAIDGPWNMDVNDNFVVYSEQTLTCKNLAEKVQHDAQLKMNSFAESDSDGATNVAKFEVVDSIFQSICHSRKAACKYMPSCQDGMPTGNHAPVIHESNSEYSAKLQNIVASKEHILSETAWRVLHRKRDKLVRQLRNIGDEIAQCDKQIQTILSGHEHFTERAGKGVARKKQRG; from the exons ATGGACACCTCAAATGTGTGTCCAACCGAGGATGCTATTCAAGCATTTTTGGACTACTTGGTTGAGCCTATGCTACCTAGTAAATATTCTTTATGGGAAACTCCAACACTAGATAAACAGCAGGCAGTCGCAAAACAG GTGCGTGCTGTTGTGTTGCTTTACAATTATTATCACCGGAAAAGACATCTGCACTTGGAGTATCTTGGTTTTGAGCCATTTTGTAAGTTGGCTTTAGTCGCGAAACCAAATCTGAAGTCATATATGAATCTCATGCTAAGGTCTGATGATACTGAATTGAGTGACCTTGGGAAGCAGATTTCCTTGACAGAGAAAGCCATCAAGGATGCATGTGATATATCTACAAGTTTAGATGCATCAAGGGAGGTTCCAAGCACAAAGGGATGGCCAGTTTCAAAAGTTgctatatttttaattgacCTGAGGAAAGAGAATTGTGCCTTGCAGAATGGTAGCATTGCTGAGGGTGTATGGTCAGTGATTGAAAAAGATGTGCCTGTGTTCTGTTGCAGTTCAGATGGTTCTACTGAGGCAAAACATATGAATAAAAACCCAACAGAAAAAAAGCAtatgaacaaaagaaaaagaacccCTAATAAACCTTTGCAAGATGAATTGGGTGCTGATGAAAGTTGCTTCCAGCAAGTTGCTTTCTCAGCTGTCAAGGAAGCAACAAATAATG GCATCAGTCAAAGTGACCTCACCATCATAGAGAGCCATATTGTATATTCTTTGAGTAAAGAGAAGACAGCCACTCGCTTTTACATAATGCAGTGCgttcatgcagaaaaagactGTTCTCTTTGGATACCAATTAAGGATGTTATTAACAG CTTGCAGGGTCCTTTAGTCAAAAAGAATTCCTCCCACTGGATGCACTCTTCTGCTGTTGAATACTTCCACCTGCTTCCTTTTGTACGGATCATTTCTCAATGGTTCTTGAG TTCACAGGATCAGGAGTCAGTACTGGAAGTGGTAAATGAATATGGCCCTGAAATGACAGAAAAACCTTGTGAGCCAGAAGCTGTTAATAACAGAAATAGAAATATGATTAGTGGTGGAGTAGTAGAGGCTCTCAGTAACAGCACCAATGCTGAATCAGAAAATCAGAATGAGAAGAATGAGCTTTGTACAGATGGCATCTTGGATGCTATTGATGGGCCTTGGAATATGGATGTCAACGACAATTTTGTGGTTTACTCTGAACAAACATTAACATGCAAAAATCTTGCTGAGAAAGTCCAACATGATGCTCAGCTAAAGATGAATTCTTTTGCAGAGAGCGATTCCGATGGTGCAACTAATGTTGCTAAG TTTGAGGTGGTTGATTCGATATTTCAAAGCATTTGTCATTCTAGAAAAGCAGCATGCAAATATATGCCTTCTTGTCAGGATGGGATGCCTACAGGCAATCATGCTCCAGTTATTCATGAGTCCAACTCCGAATATTCTGCCAAACTACAAAATATTGTAGCCTCAAAGGAACACATCTTGTCAGAAACTGCTTGGAGAGTTCTACATAGAAAAAGGGATAAACtg GTTCGTCAGCTACGCAATATTGGAGATGAGATTGCTCAGTGTGATAAACAGATCCAAACTATTTTGAGTG ggCATGAACATTTCACTGAAAGAGCTGGCAAGGGGGTTGCCAGAAAAAAGCAGAGAGGGTAG
- the LOC18602556 gene encoding uncharacterized protein LOC18602556 isoform X4 has product MDTSNVCPTEDAIQAFLDYLVEPMLPSKYSLWETPTLDKQQAVAKQVRAVVLLYNYYHRKRHLHLEYLGFEPFCKLALVAKPNLKSYMNLMLRSDDTELSDLGKQISLTEKAIKDACDISTSLDASREVPSTKGWPVSKVAIFLIDLRKENCALQNGSIAEGVWSVIEKDVPVFCCSSDGSTEAKHMNKNPTEKKHMNKRKRTPNKPLQDELGADESCFQQVAFSAVKEATNNGISQSDLTIIESHIVYSLSKEKTATRFYIMQCVHAEKDCSLWIPIKDVINSLQGPLVKKNSSHWMHSSAVEYFHLLPFVRIISQWFLSSQDQESVLEVVNEYGPEMTEKPCEPEAVNNRNRNMISGGVVEALSNSTNAESENQNEKNELCTDGILDAIDGPWNMDVNDNFVVYSEQTLTCKNLAEKVQHDAQLKMNSFAESDSDGATNVAKFEVVDSIFQSICHSRKAACKYMPSCQDGMPTGNHAPVIHESNSEYSAKLQNIVASKEHILSETAWRVLHRKRDKLVRQLRNIGDEIAQCDKQIQTILSVVQSKSLSASSFI; this is encoded by the exons ATGGACACCTCAAATGTGTGTCCAACCGAGGATGCTATTCAAGCATTTTTGGACTACTTGGTTGAGCCTATGCTACCTAGTAAATATTCTTTATGGGAAACTCCAACACTAGATAAACAGCAGGCAGTCGCAAAACAG GTGCGTGCTGTTGTGTTGCTTTACAATTATTATCACCGGAAAAGACATCTGCACTTGGAGTATCTTGGTTTTGAGCCATTTTGTAAGTTGGCTTTAGTCGCGAAACCAAATCTGAAGTCATATATGAATCTCATGCTAAGGTCTGATGATACTGAATTGAGTGACCTTGGGAAGCAGATTTCCTTGACAGAGAAAGCCATCAAGGATGCATGTGATATATCTACAAGTTTAGATGCATCAAGGGAGGTTCCAAGCACAAAGGGATGGCCAGTTTCAAAAGTTgctatatttttaattgacCTGAGGAAAGAGAATTGTGCCTTGCAGAATGGTAGCATTGCTGAGGGTGTATGGTCAGTGATTGAAAAAGATGTGCCTGTGTTCTGTTGCAGTTCAGATGGTTCTACTGAGGCAAAACATATGAATAAAAACCCAACAGAAAAAAAGCAtatgaacaaaagaaaaagaacccCTAATAAACCTTTGCAAGATGAATTGGGTGCTGATGAAAGTTGCTTCCAGCAAGTTGCTTTCTCAGCTGTCAAGGAAGCAACAAATAATG GCATCAGTCAAAGTGACCTCACCATCATAGAGAGCCATATTGTATATTCTTTGAGTAAAGAGAAGACAGCCACTCGCTTTTACATAATGCAGTGCgttcatgcagaaaaagactGTTCTCTTTGGATACCAATTAAGGATGTTATTAACAG CTTGCAGGGTCCTTTAGTCAAAAAGAATTCCTCCCACTGGATGCACTCTTCTGCTGTTGAATACTTCCACCTGCTTCCTTTTGTACGGATCATTTCTCAATGGTTCTTGAG TTCACAGGATCAGGAGTCAGTACTGGAAGTGGTAAATGAATATGGCCCTGAAATGACAGAAAAACCTTGTGAGCCAGAAGCTGTTAATAACAGAAATAGAAATATGATTAGTGGTGGAGTAGTAGAGGCTCTCAGTAACAGCACCAATGCTGAATCAGAAAATCAGAATGAGAAGAATGAGCTTTGTACAGATGGCATCTTGGATGCTATTGATGGGCCTTGGAATATGGATGTCAACGACAATTTTGTGGTTTACTCTGAACAAACATTAACATGCAAAAATCTTGCTGAGAAAGTCCAACATGATGCTCAGCTAAAGATGAATTCTTTTGCAGAGAGCGATTCCGATGGTGCAACTAATGTTGCTAAG TTTGAGGTGGTTGATTCGATATTTCAAAGCATTTGTCATTCTAGAAAAGCAGCATGCAAATATATGCCTTCTTGTCAGGATGGGATGCCTACAGGCAATCATGCTCCAGTTATTCATGAGTCCAACTCCGAATATTCTGCCAAACTACAAAATATTGTAGCCTCAAAGGAACACATCTTGTCAGAAACTGCTTGGAGAGTTCTACATAGAAAAAGGGATAAACtg GTTCGTCAGCTACGCAATATTGGAGATGAGATTGCTCAGTGTGATAAACAGATCCAAACTATTTTGAGTG
- the LOC18602555 gene encoding ATP-dependent Clp protease adapter protein CLPS1, chloroplastic codes for MAVVAVTATTSSFTLVKLQHLPSAPTWRKSGVGKQNPGGKLGSKFLGVKAKFGSFKSGGAGVLERPSLDQSQFDPSTQVLEGGDIGRLRDQKGTGRGDSYRVLLIDDTRHSENLVAKVLPQIVPSVTPDGARKLFHVSRENGVAVVIVTVKEHAEFYSQMMVRGGLRSTIEPDSSVL; via the exons ATGGCGGTTGTTGCAGTGACAGCAACCACGTCGTCGTTCACTCTGGTGAAGCTTCAGCATCTTCCGTCAGCTCCTACTTGGAGGAAATCCGGGGTTGGGAAGCAAAACCCAGGAGGAAAATTAGGTTCGAAATTTTTGGGTGTGAAAGCGAAGTTTGGCTCTTTCAAGAGTGGTGGTGCTGGTGTATTGGAACGACCCAGCTTGGACCAGTCCCAGTTCGACCCTTCTACTCAAGTTCTTGAAG GTGGTGATATTGGGCGCCTGAGGGATCAGAAAGGCACTGGGAGAGGAGACAGTTATAGAGTTCTGCTGATTGATGATACTCGCCATTCGGAAAACTTGg TTGCAAAGGTTTTGCCCCAAATTGTTCCATCTGTTACACCTGATGGTGCAAGAAAACTGTTTCATGTATCGCGAGAGAATGGAGTGGCAGTTGTAATCGTCACAGTTAAG GAGCATGCTGAATTTTATTCACAAATGATGGTTCGTGGGGGATTACGATCAACTATTGAGCCTGATTCAAGTGTACTGTAA